The Halomicrobium salinisoli genome contains a region encoding:
- a CDS encoding cobalamin-independent methionine synthase II family protein: MVANDRIRTTHIGSLPRPPELLDLLQKRQDDEDIDADEWDETVEDATRDVVRRQAEVGLDVANNGEQSRVSFNWYVADRLSGIEGEREQDLWADLQEFPDYAEETFETDVIDLSMQPVVAGPVEYTGREEAEAELDGFRDALSAVDADFEDTFVTAASPSVVTATHVDDHYGDYEEFLFAVADAMAEEYEIVADAGLTLQIDAPELLTIGHTAAYADEPLEEVKAATRLHVEALNEALSGVPEEQVRLHTCWGSYEGPHHLDTDLVEMLPEIYEADITGLSVEQANPRHQHEYRAFAEQPVPDGWTLVPGVVDVKTNVVDHPETIADRLERVADAVDDATPLVAAPDCGFGTQAGLGMVDPEIAWTKLEALVEGAEIATERIY, encoded by the coding sequence ATGGTAGCGAACGACCGGATCCGCACGACGCACATCGGAAGCCTCCCGCGACCGCCGGAACTGCTCGACCTCCTCCAGAAGCGCCAGGACGACGAGGACATCGACGCCGACGAGTGGGACGAGACCGTCGAAGACGCCACCCGCGACGTCGTCCGGCGCCAGGCCGAGGTCGGCCTCGACGTCGCCAACAACGGCGAGCAGTCCCGCGTCTCGTTCAACTGGTACGTCGCCGACCGACTCAGCGGCATCGAGGGCGAGCGCGAGCAGGATCTGTGGGCCGACCTGCAGGAGTTCCCCGACTACGCCGAGGAGACGTTCGAGACGGACGTCATCGACCTCTCGATGCAGCCCGTCGTCGCCGGGCCCGTCGAGTACACCGGCCGCGAGGAGGCCGAGGCCGAACTCGACGGGTTCCGCGACGCGCTCTCGGCCGTCGACGCCGACTTCGAGGACACGTTCGTCACCGCGGCCTCTCCCAGCGTCGTCACCGCGACGCACGTCGACGACCACTACGGCGACTACGAGGAGTTCCTGTTCGCCGTCGCGGACGCGATGGCCGAGGAGTACGAGATCGTCGCCGACGCCGGGCTGACGCTCCAGATCGACGCACCCGAACTCCTCACTATCGGCCACACGGCCGCGTACGCCGACGAGCCCCTCGAGGAGGTCAAGGCGGCCACGCGCCTCCACGTCGAGGCGCTCAACGAGGCGCTGTCGGGCGTCCCCGAGGAGCAGGTCCGGCTACACACCTGCTGGGGGAGCTACGAGGGCCCCCACCACCTCGACACCGACCTGGTCGAGATGCTCCCGGAGATCTACGAGGCCGACATCACCGGCCTCAGCGTCGAGCAGGCCAACCCCCGCCACCAGCACGAGTACCGCGCGTTCGCCGAGCAGCCGGTCCCCGACGGCTGGACGCTCGTCCCGGGCGTCGTCGACGTGAAGACGAACGTCGTCGACCACCCCGAGACCATCGCGGACCGCCTGGAGCGGGTCGCCGACGCCGTCGACGACGCGACGCCGCTGGTCGCCGCGCCGGACTGCGGGTTCGGGACGCAGGCCGGCCTCGGGATGGTCGACCCCGAGATCGCGTGGACGAAGCTCGAGGCGCTCGTCGAGGGGGCCGAGATCGCCACCGAGCGCATCTACTGA
- a CDS encoding dihydrolipoyl dehydrogenase has translation MEEFDFLVIGSGSGLDVANVAANQGQSVAVVEKGPLGGTCLNRGCIPSKQLLYHAEVLETVERAGEFEIDAEVEGVDFAEIVEKVNDDVSGSAESIRSGLQSSGQHTLFDGEAQFVDERTVEVSGGEDDGARIRAETVLVAAGTRPHIPGIDGVEDVDYLTSTEALQLEEVPDRLVVVGGGYIAAELGHFFGTFGSDVSIVGRRPHLLPTTDEEVGEAFTERYADRFDVYAGYEAVAARASDGEVSVDARPYPPESSTGAEGSGSDDVTVTGDALLMATGRIPNTDTLNPAAAGIETDDQGFVETDEYLRTTADGVWALGDVVGEYLLKHNANHEARAVARNVFGDDLEPVDYSAIPYAVFASPEVAGVGATEQELRTADAEFATSVHRYDETARGDAMHAEGFVKVLIDLDGEILGCHIIGPDASSLIQEVVVAMQAGSGTVRDIRESVHIHPALPEVVDRAFAGQFSRGGSSHHGHSHHDHGH, from the coding sequence ATGGAGGAGTTCGACTTTCTCGTCATCGGGTCCGGATCCGGACTGGACGTCGCCAACGTCGCCGCGAACCAGGGCCAGTCGGTCGCCGTCGTCGAGAAGGGGCCGCTCGGCGGGACCTGTCTGAACCGCGGGTGCATCCCCTCGAAGCAGTTGCTGTACCACGCCGAGGTCCTGGAGACCGTCGAGCGCGCCGGCGAGTTCGAGATCGACGCCGAGGTCGAGGGCGTCGACTTCGCCGAGATCGTCGAGAAGGTCAACGACGACGTCTCCGGCAGCGCGGAGTCCATCCGCAGCGGCCTGCAGTCGTCCGGCCAGCACACCCTCTTCGACGGGGAGGCGCAGTTCGTCGACGAGCGCACGGTCGAGGTCTCCGGCGGGGAGGACGACGGCGCGCGCATCCGGGCTGAGACGGTCCTCGTCGCGGCCGGCACCCGCCCGCACATTCCCGGCATAGACGGCGTCGAGGACGTCGACTACCTCACGAGCACGGAGGCGCTCCAGCTCGAGGAGGTCCCGGACCGCCTCGTCGTCGTCGGCGGCGGCTACATCGCCGCGGAGCTTGGCCACTTCTTCGGCACGTTCGGCAGCGACGTGTCCATCGTCGGCCGGCGCCCGCACCTGCTGCCGACGACCGACGAGGAGGTCGGCGAGGCCTTCACGGAGCGCTACGCCGATCGATTCGACGTCTACGCCGGCTACGAGGCGGTCGCAGCGCGCGCGTCGGACGGCGAGGTGAGCGTCGACGCGCGGCCCTACCCGCCCGAGTCGTCGACGGGGGCCGAGGGCTCGGGTTCGGACGACGTGACGGTCACCGGCGACGCGCTGCTGATGGCGACCGGACGGATTCCTAACACCGACACGCTGAACCCGGCGGCGGCGGGCATCGAGACCGACGACCAGGGGTTCGTCGAGACCGACGAGTACCTGCGGACGACCGCCGACGGCGTGTGGGCACTGGGCGACGTCGTCGGCGAGTACCTGCTGAAGCACAACGCCAACCACGAGGCCAGAGCGGTCGCCCGGAACGTCTTCGGCGACGACCTCGAGCCGGTCGACTACTCGGCGATCCCCTACGCCGTCTTCGCCTCGCCCGAGGTCGCCGGCGTCGGCGCGACCGAGCAGGAACTCCGGACCGCCGACGCGGAGTTCGCGACCAGCGTCCACCGGTACGATGAGACCGCCCGCGGCGACGCGATGCACGCGGAGGGGTTCGTGAAAGTCCTGATCGACCTCGACGGCGAGATACTGGGCTGTCACATCATCGGCCCCGACGCCTCGTCGCTGATCCAGGAGGTCGTCGTCGCGATGCAGGCCGGCTCCGGGACGGTCCGGGACATCCGCGAGTCCGTCCACATCCACCCGGCGCTGCCGGAGGTCGTCGACCGCGCGTTCGCGGGGCAGTTCTCCCGGGGCGGGAGCAGCCACCACGGCCACAGCCACCACGACCACGGCCACTAG
- a CDS encoding DUF302 domain-containing protein: MWSAGTAVADETTESDGDCPGDEDSGLVTVASDDDFDETVCRITEAIEARENLSVVTTVDHAANAETADLDLPPTTLVVFGNPAVGTRLMQSSRSVAIDLPQKLLVWEAEDGTANVTYNDPQWLADRHGIEDRDELLGNVASLLRGIATGDAGTPSAEKAED; encoded by the coding sequence GTGTGGAGCGCCGGAACCGCGGTCGCCGACGAAACGACCGAGTCGGACGGAGACTGTCCCGGAGACGAGGATTCGGGCCTCGTCACCGTCGCCAGCGACGACGACTTCGACGAGACGGTCTGTCGGATCACGGAGGCGATCGAGGCCCGGGAGAACCTGAGCGTCGTCACGACGGTCGACCACGCGGCCAACGCCGAGACGGCAGACCTGGACCTCCCGCCGACGACGCTCGTGGTCTTCGGCAACCCCGCCGTGGGAACGCGGCTCATGCAGTCCAGTCGGTCGGTCGCGATCGATCTCCCGCAGAAGCTGCTGGTCTGGGAGGCCGAGGACGGGACGGCGAACGTGACCTACAACGATCCACAGTGGCTCGCCGACCGCCACGGGATCGAAGACCGGGACGAACTGCTCGGGAACGTCGCGTCGCTGCTCCGGGGGATCGCGACCGGCGACGCCGGGACGCCGTCGGCGGAGAAAGCGGAGGACTAG
- a CDS encoding putative quinol monooxygenase — translation MIVLHAAFPIDPAQRDDALDLIEDLVEQSQAEEGMIDYRAAADVSDPNLIRFFEQYEDEAAFEAHSQTDHFQEFEDALPDLLADEPEVRRFEVDSASEVDL, via the coding sequence ATGATCGTTCTGCACGCGGCGTTCCCGATCGATCCGGCACAGCGCGACGACGCCCTCGACCTGATCGAGGACCTCGTCGAGCAGTCGCAGGCGGAGGAGGGGATGATCGACTACCGGGCCGCGGCGGACGTCTCGGACCCCAACCTGATCCGGTTCTTCGAGCAGTACGAGGACGAGGCCGCCTTCGAGGCCCACTCGCAGACGGACCACTTTCAGGAGTTCGAGGACGCCCTTCCCGACCTGCTCGCCGACGAGCCCGAGGTCCGCCGCTTCGAGGTCGACTCGGCGTCGGAAGTCGACCTCTGA
- a CDS encoding MATE family efflux transporter: protein MDSREQRVPNPIRWLLLAVGALLARSGAIDRQRAEQTTNLAWPRIVTGVARMSKSAADVAMVGTALGAAAIAGVGFATPFWGLAFAAGSGVAGATIGLVSQRYGADATDAASRAVTTSAALVLAIMLPLAVAFWTVPERFVGLVAGDDAAMAYGTEYLRVVAVGVPFAALNLVGSRTLVGADDAWTPMMLRAGGAVVNVVINAVLIFGVGLGVVGAAIGTVAANVVVLALFVAGFAGLRLPVIGAFPVTVDLSEPPVTVAELRDVVSIGAPLVFTNIARRGAQIPLLAVVALFGPDVAAAYVVARRVRDLLDTPGWGFSLASSSLVGQALGTGDERRAGTYAWEILLFGTAVYAIGAVAVLALARQVAGLFVSDPGMVPLVTPFVVVAAVSVVFRGINAGTTGPLRASGDTTWPFYGQLLGLYAVTLPLAYAGAAAVPLGPLAAVTPIGLEALYVALVLETLVPAAVTYYRFDTGSWKVVSRAYRPEAAADD, encoded by the coding sequence GTGGATTCTCGGGAGCAACGAGTTCCGAACCCGATCCGGTGGCTGCTGCTCGCCGTCGGCGCGCTGCTCGCGCGGAGCGGTGCGATCGACCGGCAGCGCGCCGAGCAGACGACGAACCTGGCGTGGCCCCGCATCGTCACCGGCGTCGCCCGGATGTCGAAGTCGGCGGCCGACGTCGCGATGGTCGGGACGGCGCTGGGCGCGGCGGCGATCGCGGGCGTCGGGTTCGCGACGCCGTTCTGGGGGCTGGCGTTCGCCGCCGGGAGCGGCGTCGCCGGCGCGACGATCGGCCTCGTCTCCCAGCGCTACGGCGCCGACGCGACCGACGCGGCCTCGCGCGCGGTGACCACGAGCGCGGCGCTCGTCCTCGCGATCATGCTCCCGCTGGCCGTCGCCTTCTGGACCGTTCCCGAGCGGTTCGTCGGGCTCGTGGCCGGCGACGACGCGGCGATGGCCTACGGCACGGAGTACCTCCGCGTCGTGGCGGTCGGCGTCCCGTTCGCCGCGCTCAACCTCGTCGGGAGCCGGACGCTCGTCGGCGCCGACGACGCGTGGACGCCGATGATGCTACGGGCGGGCGGCGCCGTCGTTAACGTCGTCATCAACGCCGTCCTCATCTTCGGCGTCGGGCTCGGCGTCGTCGGCGCCGCCATCGGGACGGTCGCCGCGAACGTCGTCGTACTCGCCCTGTTCGTCGCGGGGTTCGCCGGCCTGCGGCTCCCCGTTATCGGCGCGTTCCCGGTGACGGTCGATCTCTCAGAACCGCCCGTGACGGTCGCCGAGCTCCGCGACGTCGTGAGTATCGGCGCCCCGCTGGTGTTCACGAACATCGCGCGACGCGGCGCACAGATCCCGCTGCTCGCCGTCGTCGCCCTGTTCGGACCGGACGTCGCGGCGGCGTACGTCGTCGCGCGGCGCGTCCGTGATCTCCTGGACACGCCCGGCTGGGGGTTCTCGCTGGCGTCGAGCAGCCTCGTCGGCCAGGCGCTCGGCACCGGCGACGAACGGCGCGCCGGGACGTACGCGTGGGAGATCCTCCTGTTCGGGACCGCCGTGTACGCCATCGGCGCGGTCGCCGTGCTGGCGCTCGCACGACAGGTGGCCGGCCTGTTCGTCTCGGATCCCGGAATGGTCCCGCTCGTGACGCCGTTCGTCGTGGTCGCCGCCGTCAGCGTCGTCTTCCGCGGCATCAACGCCGGCACGACCGGGCCGCTCCGGGCCAGCGGCGACACGACCTGGCCGTTCTACGGGCAGCTGCTCGGCCTCTACGCGGTGACGCTCCCGCTGGCGTACGCCGGCGCCGCGGCCGTCCCGCTCGGCCCGCTGGCCGCGGTGACGCCGATCGGACTCGAGGCGCTGTACGTGGCCCTCGTCCTCGAGACGCTGGTCCCCGCGGCCGTCACCTACTACCGGTTCGACACCGGGTCGTGGAAGGTCGTCAGTCGCGCATACCGGCCCGAAGCGGCGGCAGACGACTGA
- a CDS encoding DNA polymerase beta superfamily protein: MTIDDLDLAYSDGELREFIEDAVARKGTEHRPRFYAVTGSHIYGFDSAESDVDVRGLHVVPPEEYAYLQTPASEVTVNMDGTTEGFEEYAEVDLRSYELKQFGSLLYEANYNVLELVFEAPTVMNGMPLEMDALRDLVREFLPMNVPHAYLGMAKSNYYKHLDPEKTEGYDPRPKKFLYVYRGLLGAQYVLDHEDIEADVHRLAETVDGGDPALVEELVAHKREADEPEVPQDLAERAREAIAAQFNALDELPDPDKSGYRDAIDDWMRKVRT, from the coding sequence ATGACGATCGACGATCTCGACCTGGCGTACAGTGACGGAGAGCTACGGGAGTTCATCGAAGACGCGGTCGCGCGGAAAGGGACCGAACACCGGCCCCGCTTCTACGCGGTCACGGGCAGCCACATCTACGGGTTCGACAGCGCGGAGAGCGACGTCGATGTCCGCGGGCTCCACGTGGTCCCGCCCGAGGAGTACGCGTACCTGCAGACCCCGGCGAGCGAGGTCACCGTCAACATGGACGGGACGACCGAGGGGTTCGAGGAGTACGCCGAGGTCGATCTCCGGAGCTACGAGCTCAAGCAGTTCGGGTCGCTGCTCTACGAGGCCAACTACAACGTCCTCGAACTGGTCTTCGAGGCGCCGACGGTGATGAACGGGATGCCCCTGGAGATGGACGCGCTCCGGGATCTCGTCCGGGAGTTCCTGCCGATGAACGTCCCGCACGCCTACCTCGGGATGGCGAAGTCGAACTACTACAAGCACCTCGATCCCGAGAAGACCGAGGGGTACGATCCGCGGCCGAAGAAGTTCCTCTACGTCTACCGGGGGCTGCTCGGTGCGCAGTACGTCCTCGATCACGAGGACATCGAGGCCGACGTCCACCGCCTGGCAGAGACCGTCGACGGCGGCGATCCGGCCCTGGTCGAGGAACTGGTCGCACACAAACGCGAGGCCGACGAGCCGGAGGTCCCACAGGACCTGGCAGAGCGGGCCCGGGAAGCGATCGCGGCGCAGTTCAACGCGCTCGACGAACTCCCCGATCCCGACAAGAGCGGCTATCGCGACGCCATCGACGACTGGATGCGGAAGGTCCGTACGTGA